The sequence below is a genomic window from Bacillus sp. (in: firmicutes).
CTTTGCTGACAAAAAAGGAACATTTTCGAACATTAGTGTTGAGTATAATGAAGATAATATTTTAGTCACTTTTGAGGGTGAATACAAACAAATAGATGATGTTATGCATTTTAAAAGAACTTTTTCATTAATTAAACAGGAGCAGGTGGAGAATTTTGTAATCTACGACTCCGCTTTGGAAGATCCCCTAGGTAACTTTCCATCATTACCGTTTTAAAACATTATACTTCTTCTGTAACTGTACCTTATTAAATGTTTAAGGGAAGTCGAAGTATATCGACTTCCCTTAAACAACTAAATATAATTCCGTGGATTTACAGGAGTTGAGTTACTGTTTGTACATCCTGAACTTGGACATGTTCTTGTTTCAAAATGAAGATGTGTACCAGTTGAAGTACCTGTATTACCCATTTCTCCAATTTTTTGTCCTTCTGTTACATAATCATTAAGATTTACAAGAATTTTAGATAAATGGGCATACCTAGTTTGAACATACTGTCCATTAAGGCTGTGATTGATATAAATTACATTTCCATAACCGCTTAGTTCACCGTCCCTAAATACACCACGAACATTCCCATTCGCCATTGCATAAACTGGGTCACCGTCTACTTTAGATGTTTTTGCTCCTATATCAATACCTTTGTGTGAACTTGAAAATTCCTGTGTTACTCTAGTTGATTCTGTTGGCCATGTATATGCCATTGTGCATACCTCCTAAATTAATTTTAATTGGGTTTCAGCGATGAGGCTAAAATAGAAAGTTGCCTCTAACTTTCTACTTTTTTGGCGCTGATATTATATAAAGGAAAAATTTCTAGCTATTTTACAACACCAGTTTACAAAAAGTTTAATTTTGTCAAAAGAATACACAGGTGCTCTTTTTTCAAATTTGGAGGACTAGCCCCGCAAAAAGGTTTGAACCCTTCAATCACAATGCAAAAGCCAAATTAAAAATCAGGTGGCACCTAATCCACCTGATTTTTCAATTCAGTAGCCAAAATTCAATCGCCCTTGCCCTTTACTACGCCTTCCAAGAAGGGATTTTTAATGGCCTTATTACCAGCCTTAATTCCTCCTAATAACAACCAGTTAAATTTTTACATAATTAAAATTTATTATATTTTTCCATGTTTTGAAAGTAACTAATGCTCTTTTGCAAAAAATCCCTATTACTACCCCTATAAAACCCCGTTTAATGTCGAATTTCATAGATGCGCATCCAGTTTTTACTAAAGGGACTGTTTATCCAAATATTCCCCCCATAGAGCTATAGTTACATAGATTTTTTACTTTCAGTTTGATCTAAAATAAAAAGTTTTTAAGTTTCTGTAAAATGTTGTAATTTTTGTTCCCAATCCTTCTTAAGTAAATAAGAAGAATCAAATGGGGTGATCTAGTTGACTATTTGAAATTGCTACAGTGTTTTTGTGAATCAAGAAAAGTACAAGCCTTTTATACTAGTTGTTTGGAAGAAGCTGTTACTAAAGAGGAAAAAGAATTCTTAACGAAGCTAACTGAAACTGCCGCTAAAACGTCTAATGAAATTAAGGAATATTGTGAATTAATTCACAGAACAGGAGAAAAAACCCCCATTTATACCACAAATCCCTAATTAATATTGTAAAAATTTTTACAATAACGGAATGTACGTCCGAAAAAAGGTAGGGTTTAAGATTGTAAATAAACAGTATTGTTGTCGTGAATTTTTTGAACAATCAATTAAGAGTTTCTTATCAATACATAATAACTTCCATTTATTTAAACAGTCAATTTGTCATCCAACTATTGAAAATCAAATGCTTTTAGATCAGTCATTTAAAACTTTTTACTTTTATATTCGCTTTACTGCATATCTTTCTTCTACAATTTACTATCACGCAATAAATTTTGATAAAAAAGACAGACAAACAAATTATAGGTTCCCTGTTACCCAAAAAGCGGTCAGCTTCTTTTTATTAAAGATTATTAGTGCTGATAGTTGAAAAACATGTGTTCACCTTTAAGAATTTTAGAAGTGACAACTACCCATGTACCGCTCATTTTATATAAGAGTTTTCCATTTTCTGTTTTGCTATTTGCGTTGAAAACATCGACTTGAGTATAAAATAATTTGTCGCCGATTGGGTTTGTAAGGGTAGCGACATTTTGAGCGACGGAAACACAGTTTTTCCAAACTTGACTTGATGTATTTGGTTTGAGGCATTTAGCCAAGTTAGGATCACCTTCATTAAAACAAGAGAAGGCGTTTTTAGCAAGCACAACATCTTCGACACTATTCTGATTTTTGAATTCATATGTTTTATCATTCTTACGGTTGATAACAACCCATGCAACACCTACACGGGACTCAGAGTCATTTTCCGTTTCTCCGTACAGTGTTCTCGCCAACAGGTCGACGCTATCCCTCCCGTAAAGCTGACTTCTTGAAGTTAGTGCATCACCAATTGCCATAAATATTACCTTCTATAAAGTGAAAAAGGCATCTCTTTTTACAACCTTTCTAGAAATTAATTAAGCTCACTAATATCAAAACACAGTATGACCTATATGGGGCATGAATAAAGTAATAGACAGAAATCATAGTTTTTGATAATTGCAGATTACTAAAAATTGAGTTCGGACAACCCTTGATTCTCCGTTATCAAAACTATTATCAAAAGCAAATTAACAATAATATCCTTTAGTGATAAAATTATTACTATAAAAAGCCAAAAGGGTGATTATGATGAACTACACTTATGGTTATGTAAGGGTAAGTACGAAGCAGCAAGATTTAATCCGACAATTAGATTTGTTAGGCGAATACAACTGCACCGAAATACTGACAGAAAAAATGTCGGGAACAAAAAAGGATAGACCCGAACTTACTTGGTTAAAAGACAAAGTAAGACCGGGTGATTCAATCGTTGTAGAGAGTTTTTCGCGGTTAGGAAGAAGCACAAAAGATTTGACTTGTATTGATACGTAAGGGCTGCAGGAAGAAATGATGGGTATATAATCTATTAAATTACTATTATTGAAGTAAATCCTGCGGACTAGAGCAGTTACCCTGTCACTAGCCTATAATGACTATATTAGCTCCAAAACAGATTAGTTTATTTGATTTATGGATAAGATAAAAGGTAATCTATTCTGTATTTAGGGGACTTTGTATGAACTCGGAAATGTGGATTCTTGTTATTTCTATTCTTTGCGCCGCTGTTTTATTGTGGATCTTTATTCCTAGAAGAAAAATAGTTGATGCACAGATTAGCTTTTTATTTATGCAGGTTCAAACATGGTTATTTGGTGCTATTGTTGTCGAAAATCGATTAATTGAATATCCCGTTCGTTTAATGGATTATGCCTATAGAGTAAGCTTTTCTTTTGAATATTTTATCTTTCCAGCGGTTAGTGCGGTATTTAATGTAAATTTTCCACGAGGAAAAAGTTTCGGGTACAAAACTGTGTATTCAGTCTTCTACCCATCTGTAATGACCGCTGCTGAATTGTTGTTGGAAAAGTACACGGATACTATTAAATACATTCATTGGACCTGGTATTGGTCTTGGATTACAATTTTTATAACATTGCTTATTTCCCATTGGTATTATCTTTGGTTTATTAACAAAGTGAAGCGGGAGTAATCCTGAAAATAAACAAAATCGAATCAAAAAATGGGACAAGAAACATGTCTCCAACATGTCTCCCTGTCCCAATACTTTCCCGCCTCATAGTAATGAAGGTGGGATTTTGTTTATAATTTCATCCATTGTAAAGGAAATGCAAGGGATGTTTGGAGATGTGATAAGATCGTTATCTTGGAAAATATTGATTAACTCATATCGTTCATTCTGTAAAATAAATTGCTCTAATACGAAAATTTCGGGGTCGACAATCCAGTATTCAGGCACGCCGTAATAGGAGTAGATCTTTACTTTTTCGATTTTATCCCGCTTTCTTGTAGACGGTGATAATATCTCTACAACTAAATCTGGTGGCCCTTCAACTCCCCGTTTACTTAAAATAGGTATGCGGTTTCGATGAATGAGGACAAGATCTGGCTGCCTAACCTCAGTAGAGGATAGAATGACATCAACAGGAGCGTCTAAAATGATGTAGTCTGGCTCGCAACTTTGTGAGAATTTTTTTATCATTTCGATGCTAAATAACTGGTGGATAACTGAAGGTGCTGGACTCATTAACTCTAACTTCCCACTTGCTAATTCATAACGATTTCCATCATCAATAGTTGTGTAGTCATCGTATGTAAGGCCATGCTCTTTTATATGGGGCATTGATTGATCTTTCCTTTTTTCACTCATCTCAAATACCTCCGATACAGAAATAAAGTTAATTCCAGTATAGCAAAATTTAGAACAACAGCGGGGCTATTTTTAGGATAGCTCTTTTTGAATTTTTTGTAACTTTTTTCTAGTTCATTTCGTTGTTATATTGAAAGGAGGTTTCGATGGGACAGAATCTAGATTTGGAAAAAATTTATGCTTTATATGTGCGGGATTTGTATCGTTATGTTTATTCCCTTTGCAAAAATAAGTCGCTGGCGGAAGACATTGTGCAGGAAACTTTCTATCGAGCCTACTTTTATGTTGAAAGTTACAAACAGGAGAAGATAAGGCCGTGGCTTTTTAAAGTTGCTTATCATACATTTATTGACTTTTTACGAAAAGAGAAAAGAGTAACTTATTATGATGACATTGCAAACCTTCATTCAAAGGCAGAAAGCGAGATTAGAAGTGCTGAGGAAGAATATTTACTGAAAAACAGTATAGAACAATGGTTTGAAATTCTAGAAACCTTCACCGTTTCCAAGAGAAATATAGTCTTATTGAAAGATTATTACGATTTTTCTTATCAAGAAATCGCTGAAATGCTTGATATATCGATGGCAAAAGTAAAGGTTACGCTTTATCGCTGCCGTAAAGAAATTCAAAGTAAAATGGATGCTGCATCACGGTAAAGAAAGGATGTGTGTAAATAATGAATTGCAATGAGGTTCAATCTAAATGGAATGTATATATAAATGGGGAATGTTCAGCTGAGGAAGAACTTGAAGTAGAGGAGCATCTGCAAACGTGTTCTAAATGTGAACAATTATTAAATGAGGAACTCGAAAACCAGCAAAAAGCGGAACTTAAAAATGATAAAGAGGGTAAAATGAGTTCAGGTGAGGACTTGAGTGAAATTCCAATCAAAAAACAAAAGCAGTTGATTCGGCGGGCAAAGTGGAAAAATCGATTGATGAATGCTTTGACTGTGTTCGGTTTATTGATTATTGTAAGTATCATTTCAACGATGGTTACAGGAGCTTATTATTTTTGGGGTGGTGACAATAGTAGAGGGGAAAAAGCTAGGCAAGTGATTAGGACAGCCACACAGATGACTATGCCAAATGTTTATATTAGTGGGACTGGATTAGAGTCAAATATTTTTTTTACTATGGATATGAAGGCTGAAATTGAGAAGGAATTGGGCAATGAAAGTAAAGCCATTGGTCAACTGCGCGGAAAGATGCTTTTTAATCTACTAAATGTGACACGGGAATGGGTGGGTGGACAATATAATGTAAAATTATATTTTCTCCATCCTCATAGTGGAAAACAATATAACCAAGAAATAGTAAAGGATACTTGGCATACTTTAGATATTCTTCCCCAAGGAACTGTGTCTGAAATGGCACTCACCTTTGATAATGTATATGAAATAGATAAGGTTTACGATATCTTAAAAGATTATGATTTAGCTATTGTTTGGTATGCCATTGAAACCGGAACAGAAGCAAAGAATGATTCACCATATTTAGGTGCGGGTAGTGGTGTATGGGGTATTCATGAGCGTGCTATATTTGACTTTTCAGAAAGTGGCGGCTCTATTGAAATTAGAGGTGATGGAGAGAAGCGCGGTGAGGCATTTAAGAAAGGATTACGTTTTTTAGCGGAGCATAAAAAGTTGGCAAAGCGATATATATGGGGTATTGAGGAAAATGGAAAAATTGAAGATATGTATAATTACGTGAATAAGAATGGTGTTAAGACGTATGGCGTGGTCGTGACAGGCCCGACAAAGGAGCTGCTCAGACTGGAAGAAAACAAACATATCATTTTTGCGACATTAGGTGAGGTCGATTTTTGGAATTGGTATAGCAGACCCGCATCAGGGACGATGTATTAGAAAAGGAGGGATTTACAATGACTTCAATTGAATTAAAGAAAATGAGGGTAAGGCAAATTGTTGCGTCAAATATACTCATAGTAGCGGCAATCGTTATTTATTTTGTTTTAATTACCGTTCTTAATATTACATACACGCAACTATTTTTAGCGCTTGGAGTAATTCTACTATGCCAAGCACTCATAGGTCTGTTGAAAAAAGATTCTACAAATTCATTCATTTCAATTTTTAAACAGGTAGCCATTTATGAAAAAGAGAAAATGGGGGCTGAGTGGAAAAAGAAACAAAAGTCAGAAGTAATATGGAGGTTTTTGTTAAGTTCAATAATGTTTTTCCAGTCATATTTGCATAGTGAATCAAAAGATAAGATGGCACAAATGGATCTTATTTATATGTTGTTTTTCGCTATTTTTGTCATAGTGTTAGTGAATATTAGTTTACTTTTTCATATAAGAAAGGTAGACCGTTCAAATACGGAAGAAGATTTGAAAGGTTATACTTTGAAAACAAATTTGAAGGCAGTTATAATTGGCATTGTTTCTGGAGTTATTATGTTTTCTATTACCATTTGGTATATTATGAGTACTATTTAGTCGTGAGTGCCTAGAGAATTCGACAAGTGCCATCACTTGTCGAATTCTACTAATGGAAAAGAAATATGGAAGCATGTTCCTTCTCCAAGCTTACTTTCAACCTCAAACTCCCCTTGCATTGCTTTTATAATACTAAATGCTACCATTGTTCCAAGACCGGTGCCCTTTTCCTTTGTTGAATAATATGGTGTTCCTAGTTTTTGAATTTGTTCAGCAGACATTCCTTTTCCGCTATCTTTAATTTCCAATAAAACGTTTTCTTCCATTTTCTTTAGCTGAATCGTTAATTGACCGCCTTCTTCCATTGCTTCAATGCCGTTTTTGACAATATTAAGCAATGATTGATGAAGTTTTTGTTTTTCACCGAATATTGGCACTTCCCCATCTACCATATTTACTTCAACTGATATATTGTTCAGCGTTGCATATGGATTTATGACTTGTATAATATATTCAAGCTCTTTGGTCAAATCCAAAATCTCAACATTCTCTATTGATGGCTTTGCAAATGTTAAATAATCCCCAATAATACGTTCAGCTCGATCAAGCTCATCTAAGCTTAGCCTAATATATTGATTTCTTTGGTCATCTGTTAGGCTATTATCCTTTAATAATTGTGTAAATCCTCTTGTGACTGTTAATGGATTTCTTACCTCATGGGAAATACTGGCGGCTATTTCGCTAACCGTCTTAAGCTGTGTAAGTCTATTCATTTCCTCTTGAAATTTTTTCTTCACCGTTAGATTGCGGATAATGACAGAGATTCCAACGATTTCATTTTCTACTGCATCAAATTTTACAGGGGAAACCGTCAGTGAGCCATTAATAATAGAGTCATTTTTATCAATATGATCAATTTCTAGGTGAATGAGTCGCTCTCCTTCCAACGTTTTCCTGAGGATTTTTTTCATTTCCTCCATTTGTCCCGATGGTAGGAGCTTGCAGTAGCTTTCGCCAATCATTTCATCTTTCGTATATCCAAAAATCTCTGATGCACCTAAATTCCAGCTTGATATCTTTCCTTCCATGGATACACCAACGATTGCATCATTTGAAGATTCCATAATTGCATTCAAATATTGTAGCTTTTGCGTTGTTTTCTTATGATTATCTATCTCTTTCAGGAGTAATTTATTTATTTTCTTCAATTCGGCAGGGCTAGGTATTAATAACGCTTTCGGAAGAATCCACCAAAACAATATTGCGGTAGCTGTTGAGATAAAAGCGGTAAGTACTGTTACTACGCCATTAAAACTTTGAACTGTTTTGGTTGGGTTTATTAACTGGATAAGATGCATAAGGTGCGTGATTCCACAAAACATTACAAACAAAACACAGCAAATAAACACCAATCTGAACTCGGGAATTCTCCGTTTTCTAAAAAAGACCAGCATTGTTATCGGAATCGAAAAATAGGCTAGGGCTGTTGCTAAATCAAAATACGATTGTAATTCCTGACTCATCTTAATTCTCCTTATATATTCATAATAGTAATTGCTAAATCTGCTACTATATAGTTCTGCACAGCTGTTCACTTTC
It includes:
- a CDS encoding M23 family metallopeptidase; the encoded protein is MAYTWPTESTRVTQEFSSSHKGIDIGAKTSKVDGDPVYAMANGNVRGVFRDGELSGYGNVIYINHSLNGQYVQTRYAHLSKILVNLNDYVTEGQKIGEMGNTGTSTGTHLHFETRTCPSSGCTNSNSTPVNPRNYI
- a CDS encoding cell wall hydrolase translates to MAIGDALTSRSQLYGRDSVDLLARTLYGETENDSESRVGVAWVVINRKNDKTYEFKNQNSVEDVVLAKNAFSCFNEGDPNLAKCLKPNTSSQVWKNCVSVAQNVATLTNPIGDKLFYTQVDVFNANSKTENGKLLYKMSGTWVVVTSKILKGEHMFFNYQH
- a CDS encoding Uma2 family endonuclease, coding for MSEKRKDQSMPHIKEHGLTYDDYTTIDDGNRYELASGKLELMSPAPSVIHQLFSIEMIKKFSQSCEPDYIILDAPVDVILSSTEVRQPDLVLIHRNRIPILSKRGVEGPPDLVVEILSPSTRKRDKIEKVKIYSYYGVPEYWIVDPEIFVLEQFILQNERYELINIFQDNDLITSPNIPCISFTMDEIINKIPPSLL
- a CDS encoding RNA polymerase sigma factor → MGQNLDLEKIYALYVRDLYRYVYSLCKNKSLAEDIVQETFYRAYFYVESYKQEKIRPWLFKVAYHTFIDFLRKEKRVTYYDDIANLHSKAESEIRSAEEEYLLKNSIEQWFEILETFTVSKRNIVLLKDYYDFSYQEIAEMLDISMAKVKVTLYRCRKEIQSKMDAASR
- a CDS encoding PAS domain S-box protein, yielding MSQELQSYFDLATALAYFSIPITMLVFFRKRRIPEFRLVFICCVLFVMFCGITHLMHLIQLINPTKTVQSFNGVVTVLTAFISTATAILFWWILPKALLIPSPAELKKINKLLLKEIDNHKKTTQKLQYLNAIMESSNDAIVGVSMEGKISSWNLGASEIFGYTKDEMIGESYCKLLPSGQMEEMKKILRKTLEGERLIHLEIDHIDKNDSIINGSLTVSPVKFDAVENEIVGISVIIRNLTVKKKFQEEMNRLTQLKTVSEIAASISHEVRNPLTVTRGFTQLLKDNSLTDDQRNQYIRLSLDELDRAERIIGDYLTFAKPSIENVEILDLTKELEYIIQVINPYATLNNISVEVNMVDGEVPIFGEKQKLHQSLLNIVKNGIEAMEEGGQLTIQLKKMEENVLLEIKDSGKGMSAEQIQKLGTPYYSTKEKGTGLGTMVAFSIIKAMQGEFEVESKLGEGTCFHISFPLVEFDK